A single genomic interval of Bradyrhizobium sp. sBnM-33 harbors:
- a CDS encoding amino acid ABC transporter substrate-binding protein → MTFLTRRTALLAAATCAATLGLTAIAEAQTSIKIGYAISRTGPNTGGAAVTTIPNYELWVKEVNAAGGIKLGDKRVPIEVVQYDDRSNAEEAVRALERLINQDKVDFILPPWGTGLNLAVGPTLNREGYPHLAATAVTDRAPELAKRWPNSFWLLGTSADAAKSLVELLNKLRDEKKIGDTVAMVSIADGFGIDLSSAARPALTNAKFKLAYDKSYPIGTQDLAPIVNEIKALNPDVFIAFSYPPDTLALTEQSRIAGLNPKVFYTGVGTAFPLYRQKFGKNTEGVMGIGGWSGDSPAIKDYLARHKASAANGAEPDRWASAVTYASLQMLQQAIERVGKIDRAAVIKDLQTGTFDTVIGKVKLENNMPTRFWWVGQWQDGEFYGIAPAKNEGARTAIVPKPAWVAP, encoded by the coding sequence ATGACATTCCTGACGCGGCGCACCGCCCTGCTGGCGGCCGCCACCTGCGCGGCTACGCTCGGCCTGACCGCCATCGCCGAGGCGCAGACCTCGATCAAGATCGGCTACGCCATCTCGCGCACCGGCCCCAACACCGGAGGCGCCGCGGTCACCACCATCCCCAACTACGAATTGTGGGTTAAGGAGGTAAATGCCGCCGGTGGCATCAAGCTCGGCGACAAGCGCGTCCCGATCGAGGTCGTGCAATATGACGACCGCTCCAACGCCGAAGAGGCGGTGCGCGCGCTCGAGCGGCTGATCAACCAGGACAAGGTCGATTTCATCCTGCCGCCATGGGGCACCGGCCTCAATCTGGCGGTTGGTCCGACGCTGAACCGCGAAGGCTATCCGCACCTCGCTGCGACCGCTGTGACCGACCGCGCGCCCGAACTCGCCAAGCGCTGGCCCAACAGTTTCTGGCTGCTCGGCACCAGCGCGGACGCCGCAAAATCGCTGGTCGAATTGCTGAACAAACTGCGCGACGAAAAGAAGATCGGCGACACCGTGGCCATGGTCAGCATTGCCGACGGCTTCGGGATCGATCTGTCGTCGGCGGCGCGGCCGGCGCTCACCAACGCGAAGTTCAAGCTCGCTTACGACAAGAGCTATCCGATCGGCACGCAGGATCTGGCGCCGATCGTCAACGAGATCAAGGCGCTCAACCCGGATGTCTTCATCGCCTTCAGCTATCCGCCGGATACGCTGGCGCTGACCGAGCAATCGCGCATCGCCGGGCTCAATCCGAAGGTTTTCTATACCGGCGTCGGCACCGCCTTCCCGCTCTATCGGCAAAAATTCGGCAAGAACACCGAAGGCGTGATGGGCATCGGCGGCTGGAGCGGCGACAGTCCGGCGATCAAGGACTATCTCGCCCGCCACAAGGCTTCCGCCGCCAACGGCGCCGAGCCGGACCGCTGGGCGAGCGCGGTCACTTATGCCAGCCTGCAGATGCTGCAGCAGGCGATCGAGCGCGTCGGCAAGATCGACCGCGCTGCCGTCATCAAGGACCTGCAGACCGGCACGTTCGATACCGTCATCGGCAAGGTCAAGCTCGAGAACAACATGCCGACGCGCTTCTGGTGGGTTGGCCAGTGGCAGGACGGTGAGTTCTATGGCATCGCACCGGCGAAGAACGAAGGCGCGCGCACCGCGATCGTCCCGAAGCCGGCGTGGGTGGCACCGTAA
- a CDS encoding branched-chain amino acid ABC transporter permease has product MTNAILTGLMLGGMYALIAMGLTLQYGVARIMNLSYGEFLIAAAFASHWLFTGWAISPFVGLALVVPLAFVLNFAIYKLLLTPLVRRAPNRDALEVDSILATFGLTFVIQGSMLALFGGAYYSYSFLAFPVQFLGETVAANRLAALGITILLGLALYAALTRTRAGTAVRAVAVDPFAAQLVAINVPQASALTFALGGALVAAAGVLVSTFLTFSASSGVVFTMKALIVVVMGGVGNMLGCLVAGLALGLSEALVASYVDPGLTLAVNFALFLAVLLVKPAGLFGRATR; this is encoded by the coding sequence ATGACCAACGCCATTCTGACCGGCCTGATGCTGGGCGGCATGTATGCGCTGATCGCCATGGGGCTCACGCTCCAGTACGGCGTTGCGCGCATCATGAATCTCTCCTACGGCGAGTTTCTGATCGCCGCAGCCTTTGCATCGCACTGGCTGTTCACGGGCTGGGCGATCAGTCCGTTTGTCGGACTGGCGCTGGTCGTTCCCCTTGCCTTCGTGCTGAATTTTGCGATCTACAAGCTGCTGCTCACGCCACTGGTGCGCCGCGCGCCCAACCGCGACGCGCTGGAGGTGGACAGCATTCTCGCAACTTTTGGCCTCACCTTCGTCATTCAGGGCTCGATGCTCGCGCTGTTCGGCGGAGCCTATTACAGCTATTCGTTCCTGGCCTTCCCGGTGCAGTTTCTCGGCGAGACGGTTGCGGCCAACCGCCTCGCCGCGCTCGGGATCACCATCCTGCTCGGTCTGGCGCTGTATGCCGCCCTGACACGGACCCGCGCCGGCACGGCGGTACGCGCCGTCGCCGTTGATCCTTTCGCCGCCCAGCTTGTCGCCATCAATGTGCCGCAGGCCTCGGCCCTGACATTTGCATTGGGTGGTGCGCTGGTCGCCGCCGCCGGCGTGCTGGTCAGCACCTTCCTCACCTTCAGCGCGTCATCCGGCGTCGTCTTCACGATGAAGGCCCTGATCGTCGTCGTGATGGGCGGCGTCGGCAATATGCTGGGCTGCCTGGTCGCGGGACTAGCACTCGGTCTCAGCGAGGCGCTGGTTGCCTCCTATGTCGATCCCGGACTTACGCTCGCAGTCAATTTCGCACTGTTTCTCGCTGTGCTGCTGGTGAAGCCGGCCGGACTGTTTGGCAGGGCCACGCGATGA
- a CDS encoding branched-chain amino acid ABC transporter permease, translated as MSARIAGFGAVALAALALLALVPRLGNAYYLALAISLLQYTVLATAWSMFSGPTRYVSLATTAFFGVGAYTVAVLGEILPWPLVLLIAAALGAIVAGIVGLSTLRLSGVYFVIFTFGLTELIRQLVVWFEVNKSRVLGRYVFVDITQADIYWQLLALTAAVFLLGWLIARSRLGFALRVIGEDETVAKHCGINTTFAKVALFTISATVMTLVGAIMAPRWTYIEPSIAFNSMISFQVLIMALLGGAHRLWGPVLGAVPLTLLFELLSARFPNTFTIILGCIFLLIVYMLPRGVAGLFEKLSTTAGGKATQRIAA; from the coding sequence ATGAGCGCTCGTATCGCCGGCTTCGGTGCCGTCGCGCTCGCAGCGCTTGCACTGCTGGCGCTCGTTCCGCGCCTCGGCAATGCCTACTACCTCGCGCTCGCCATTAGCCTGCTGCAATACACCGTGCTGGCGACGGCCTGGAGCATGTTCTCCGGGCCCACACGCTACGTCTCCCTGGCAACGACCGCCTTCTTCGGCGTCGGCGCCTATACCGTCGCCGTGCTGGGCGAAATTTTGCCGTGGCCGCTGGTGCTGCTGATCGCAGCGGCGCTCGGCGCCATTGTGGCTGGCATCGTCGGGCTCTCGACGCTGCGCTTGAGCGGCGTGTATTTCGTCATCTTCACGTTTGGCCTGACGGAACTGATCCGCCAACTCGTGGTCTGGTTCGAGGTCAACAAATCACGCGTGCTCGGGCGCTATGTCTTCGTCGACATCACGCAGGCCGATATCTACTGGCAATTGCTGGCGCTGACCGCCGCGGTATTCCTGCTGGGCTGGCTGATCGCGCGCTCGCGCCTCGGCTTTGCGCTGCGCGTGATCGGCGAAGACGAGACCGTCGCGAAACATTGCGGGATCAATACTACCTTTGCCAAGGTCGCCCTGTTCACGATCAGCGCCACGGTGATGACGCTGGTCGGCGCAATCATGGCACCACGCTGGACCTATATCGAACCATCAATCGCCTTCAACTCGATGATCTCGTTTCAGGTGCTGATCATGGCGCTGCTCGGCGGCGCGCACCGGCTGTGGGGACCGGTGCTCGGCGCCGTGCCGCTGACATTGCTGTTTGAGCTGCTGAGCGCGCGCTTCCCGAACACGTTCACGATCATCCTCGGCTGCATCTTCCTGCTGATCGTCTACATGCTGCCGAGGGGCGTCGCTGGATTGTTCGAGAAGCTCTCGACGACGGCGGGCGGCAAAGCCACGCAACGGATAGCCGCATGA
- a CDS encoding ABC transporter ATP-binding protein: MSQDSGIPVLAINGLRRAFGGLVAVNDLGFAVAQGEIMGLLGPNGSGKTTALNLISGVLRPDAGTIRLMGQNIAGLASYRIARLGLARTFQLVRVLDGMDCRENIKAGLAFQRPYLPASEAELRIDTLLDRVGLAGHGWRPAADLTYIDRKRLELARALAAKPRLLLLDEWLAGLNPSELAIGIDLIRSLRADGITIVLVEHVMSAVRALCDRCIVMSSGRKIAEGATADVLSDAAVVKAYLGGVAADA; this comes from the coding sequence ATGAGCCAGGACAGCGGAATACCAGTGCTGGCGATCAACGGACTGCGGCGCGCGTTCGGCGGGCTTGTCGCGGTCAACGATCTCGGCTTCGCGGTTGCCCAAGGCGAAATCATGGGCCTGCTCGGCCCCAACGGGTCGGGCAAGACCACCGCACTCAATCTGATCTCGGGCGTGCTGCGCCCCGATGCCGGCACCATCCGCCTGATGGGCCAGAACATCGCGGGCCTTGCGTCGTACCGGATCGCGCGGCTCGGCCTTGCCCGGACGTTCCAGCTCGTCCGCGTGCTCGACGGCATGGATTGCCGCGAGAACATCAAGGCGGGTTTGGCGTTCCAGAGACCGTATCTGCCCGCCTCCGAGGCAGAACTACGGATCGACACGCTGCTTGATCGCGTCGGTCTTGCCGGCCACGGCTGGCGGCCCGCGGCGGACCTCACCTATATCGACCGCAAGCGCCTCGAACTCGCACGCGCCCTGGCGGCGAAGCCGCGACTGCTGCTGCTCGACGAATGGCTCGCCGGACTCAACCCATCCGAACTTGCGATCGGCATCGACCTGATCCGCTCATTGCGGGCTGACGGGATCACCATCGTGCTGGTCGAACATGTGATGAGCGCGGTTCGCGCGCTTTGCGACCGCTGCATCGTCATGAGCAGCGGACGCAAGATCGCCGAAGGCGCGACTGCGGACGTACTGAGCGACGCGGCCGTCGTGAAGGCCTATCTTGGCGGGGTGGCCGCCGATGCTTGA
- a CDS encoding ABC transporter ATP-binding protein: protein MLEVKNLSLAYGLHRALDGVALNVDRSEIVTILGANGAGKTSLLKAIAGVVRTLPGKQVRLGGRDISALAAHEIVESGLALVPEGRGIFGDLTVKENLLLGANPKRAREGEAARREQVLALFPRLRERAGQIARTMSGGEQQMLAIGRALMSNPDILLLDEPSLGLSPAMVQELFATLRRVREAGVGLLLVEQNAQESLRIADRGYVLANGVIVGHGTAAELKADPAVQRAYLGGVPPATASSS, encoded by the coding sequence ATGCTTGAGGTCAAAAATCTCAGCCTGGCCTACGGGCTGCACCGCGCGCTCGATGGCGTCGCCCTCAATGTCGACCGCAGCGAGATCGTGACGATTCTCGGCGCCAATGGCGCCGGCAAGACGTCGCTGCTGAAGGCCATCGCCGGCGTCGTTCGGACACTGCCAGGCAAGCAGGTGCGCCTCGGTGGCCGCGATATCTCCGCGCTTGCCGCGCACGAGATCGTCGAAAGCGGGCTGGCGCTGGTGCCCGAGGGCCGCGGAATTTTCGGCGATTTGACTGTGAAGGAAAATCTTCTGCTCGGTGCCAACCCGAAGCGCGCCCGCGAGGGCGAAGCGGCGCGGCGCGAGCAAGTGCTTGCGCTGTTTCCGCGCCTGCGCGAGCGCGCCGGCCAGATCGCGCGCACCATGAGCGGCGGCGAACAGCAGATGCTCGCCATCGGCCGCGCGCTGATGTCCAATCCGGACATCCTGCTGCTTGATGAGCCGTCGCTCGGACTCTCACCTGCCATGGTGCAGGAGTTGTTCGCCACCTTGCGCCGTGTGCGCGAGGCCGGCGTTGGGCTCCTCCTCGTCGAACAGAACGCGCAGGAGAGCCTGCGGATCGCCGATCGCGGCTATGTGCTCGCGAACGGCGTCATCGTCGGGCACGGCACCGCCGCCGAGTTGAAAGCCGATCCCGCCGTCCAGCGCGCCTATCTCGGCGGCGTGCCGCCGGCCACCGCATCATCGTCATAA
- a CDS encoding aldehyde dehydrogenase — protein MYEISLLLESKDVPASNGATFDRLNPVTGDLASRAAAAQIADAKRAADTAAAAFPAWSATGPNARRAILLKAADLLASKASQFVELMAAETGATAGWAGFNVHLAAGMLREAAAMTTQISGEVIPSDKPGCIAMAVRQPAGVVLSMAPWNAPVILGVRAIALPLACGNTVILKASEICPGTHRLIAECLRDAGLPPGVLNVITNAPEDAPALIEMLIGHPAVRRVNFTGSTRVGRIIAQVAAKYLKPALLELGGKAPMIVLDDADLDAAVAAAAFGAFMNQGQICMSTERLVVDEKIADAFVMKLAAKAGSLVAGDPRKGNAPLGSLIGTDAAARIQTLINDAVSKGAKVVAGGRSEGTLMSATVIDGVNSSMRIYGEESFGPVVCVVRVNGTDEAVRVANDTEYGLSAAVFGRDIARAFEVAKRIDSGICHVNGPTVHDEAQMPFGGVKASGYGRFGGKAGIAEFTELRWITIETGPQHYPI, from the coding sequence ATGTATGAAATTTCGCTGCTGCTCGAGAGCAAGGATGTGCCGGCATCGAACGGCGCGACGTTCGATCGCCTGAACCCGGTCACCGGCGATCTCGCAAGCCGCGCCGCGGCAGCCCAGATCGCGGATGCAAAGCGCGCGGCCGATACCGCCGCAGCCGCCTTCCCCGCGTGGTCCGCTACCGGCCCGAACGCCAGGCGCGCGATCCTGTTGAAGGCTGCCGATCTTCTGGCGTCGAAGGCGTCGCAATTCGTCGAGCTGATGGCCGCGGAAACCGGCGCGACTGCCGGCTGGGCCGGCTTCAACGTTCACCTCGCGGCCGGCATGCTGCGCGAGGCCGCCGCCATGACCACGCAGATTTCAGGCGAGGTCATCCCCTCGGACAAGCCGGGCTGCATCGCGATGGCCGTGCGCCAACCCGCGGGCGTGGTGCTGAGCATGGCGCCTTGGAACGCGCCCGTCATTCTCGGCGTGCGCGCCATCGCGCTGCCGCTTGCCTGCGGCAATACCGTGATCCTGAAAGCCTCCGAAATTTGCCCGGGCACGCACCGGCTGATCGCCGAATGCCTGCGCGACGCCGGCCTGCCGCCCGGCGTCCTCAACGTCATCACCAACGCGCCGGAAGATGCCCCTGCGCTGATCGAAATGCTGATCGGCCATCCAGCCGTGCGGCGCGTCAATTTCACCGGCTCGACGCGCGTCGGCCGCATCATCGCGCAGGTTGCGGCAAAGTACCTCAAGCCGGCCCTGCTCGAACTCGGCGGCAAGGCGCCGATGATCGTGCTCGACGACGCCGATCTCGACGCAGCCGTTGCCGCCGCTGCGTTCGGCGCCTTCATGAACCAGGGCCAGATCTGCATGTCGACCGAGCGGCTCGTCGTCGACGAGAAGATTGCCGATGCCTTCGTAATGAAGCTCGCGGCGAAAGCCGGATCGCTTGTCGCCGGCGATCCGCGCAAGGGTAACGCGCCGCTGGGATCGCTGATCGGCACCGATGCAGCCGCCCGCATCCAGACCTTGATCAACGACGCCGTCAGCAAGGGCGCCAAGGTGGTCGCGGGCGGGCGCAGCGAGGGAACGCTGATGTCGGCGACTGTGATCGACGGCGTCAACTCGTCGATGCGGATCTACGGCGAGGAGTCGTTCGGTCCGGTAGTCTGCGTCGTGCGCGTCAACGGCACGGACGAAGCCGTTCGCGTCGCTAATGACACTGAATACGGGCTATCGGCAGCGGTATTCGGCCGCGACATCGCGCGCGCCTTCGAGGTCGCCAAGCGCATCGATTCCGGCATCTGCCACGTCAACGGGCCCACGGTTCACGATGAGGCGCAGATGCCGTTCGGCGGCGTCAAGGCGTCAGGTTATGGCCGCTTCGGCGGCAAGGCCGGCATCGCCGAATTCACGGAACTGCGCTGGATCACGATCGAAACAGGGCCACAGCATTATCCGATCTAA
- a CDS encoding energy transducer TonB — MIGLDEQKPSRRLWIFAAVTALVLHAGGAALAIAHLQSEVEADDAVGASAIEVGVELASANREEINLPPGPDTEASVASPQLADQEAEVKDTELPQDRPTDVDEADRAVTPNKSEKPKEDDPKLAAVQTQASPESAAQEATATPNLDGRRENTAKAPKLGIGKSVELAKVAWEKKVVAHFKKFLMFPDGVKVKGAAVKLALEFDRMGHVVSVSVAEGSGLSAYDEAAMKMVRRADPVPKPPPLVADLGLTRTLPVTFKDAK; from the coding sequence TTGATCGGCCTTGACGAACAGAAGCCATCACGGCGGCTCTGGATTTTTGCCGCTGTGACTGCGCTTGTGCTTCATGCTGGTGGGGCTGCGCTGGCAATCGCGCATTTGCAATCCGAAGTAGAAGCGGACGATGCCGTAGGTGCGTCAGCGATCGAGGTTGGAGTTGAACTTGCATCGGCCAACCGTGAAGAAATCAACCTGCCCCCGGGTCCTGATACCGAGGCTTCCGTAGCATCGCCCCAACTCGCCGACCAAGAGGCCGAGGTCAAGGACACGGAACTGCCGCAGGACAGACCGACCGACGTCGATGAAGCTGACCGCGCGGTGACGCCGAACAAATCGGAAAAGCCGAAGGAGGACGATCCGAAGCTTGCGGCGGTACAAACGCAAGCCTCGCCGGAATCAGCGGCGCAAGAGGCGACGGCGACGCCTAACCTTGACGGGCGTCGTGAAAACACGGCTAAGGCTCCGAAATTGGGCATCGGCAAAAGTGTCGAGCTCGCGAAAGTGGCGTGGGAAAAGAAGGTCGTTGCTCATTTCAAGAAGTTCCTGATGTTTCCGGACGGCGTGAAGGTGAAAGGCGCGGCGGTGAAGCTCGCGCTTGAATTCGACCGAATGGGTCACGTTGTTTCAGTCAGCGTCGCCGAAGGTTCTGGTCTGAGCGCTTATGACGAAGCTGCTATGAAAATGGTCCGACGGGCTGATCCTGTACCGAAGCCACCGCCGTTGGTCGCTGATCTAGGTTTGACTCGCACTTTGCCCGTCACGTTTAAGGACGCAAAATAA
- the exbD gene encoding TonB system transport protein ExbD — protein sequence MGASIAEHDLDDDSDFAESHEINVTPFIDVVLVLLIIFMVAAPLSTVDLPIDLPTSTATPQKKPDKPTYVSIKPDLSVAIGEELVKRVDLVRSLDAMPDSNKDRHIFIRADRAVPYGELMVVLEILRSGGYSKIKLVALEGVPDSGAAQAAPATP from the coding sequence ATGGGCGCGTCAATCGCAGAACACGACCTCGATGATGACAGCGATTTCGCCGAATCGCACGAGATCAACGTCACGCCGTTCATCGACGTCGTTCTGGTTCTCTTGATCATCTTCATGGTCGCGGCGCCATTGTCGACCGTCGACCTGCCGATCGATTTGCCAACGTCGACCGCAACCCCGCAGAAGAAGCCGGACAAGCCCACTTATGTGAGCATCAAGCCGGATCTCTCGGTTGCGATCGGGGAGGAACTTGTCAAGCGCGTTGATCTGGTGCGTTCGCTAGATGCGATGCCAGACAGCAACAAGGACCGTCATATCTTCATTCGTGCCGATCGCGCGGTACCTTACGGCGAGTTGATGGTCGTGTTGGAGATCTTGCGCTCCGGCGGCTACTCGAAAATCAAGCTGGTGGCGCTGGAAGGCGTTCCTGATTCGGGGGCGGCGCAAGCAGCGCCGGCAACACCTTGA
- the exbB gene encoding tonB-system energizer ExbB, with translation MSLSRVMIFAAMLALAMPSLSAPSSAQQGTPAAAPPAPAAQQAPAVSQVPATPSQPSAAPAPPAAPSDSAALPAERESKLLKSAAAELRELSPWSMFMSADVVVKAVMIGLAFASLVTWTIFIAKMVELTVIQRKVRRALAKISDARSLAEAQFALGSKGSVLSSLLAAAMREARLSAGISSDAGIKERAASSFSEIVRAEARRIRLGMGLLATIGATSPFVGLFGTVWGIMNSFIGISKSQTTNLAVVAPGIAEALLATAIGLVAAIPAVIIYNHFARVTKGYMELVSRASGAAGRLLSRDLDRTHVSSLGGSHARAAAE, from the coding sequence ATGTCTCTTTCTCGCGTCATGATATTTGCGGCGATGTTGGCGCTGGCGATGCCGTCGCTGTCGGCGCCGTCGTCGGCCCAGCAGGGTACGCCTGCTGCGGCGCCGCCCGCACCTGCGGCCCAGCAGGCACCCGCCGTATCGCAGGTCCCGGCCACGCCCTCACAGCCGTCGGCTGCGCCGGCCCCACCGGCCGCACCTTCGGATTCAGCCGCTTTGCCGGCGGAACGCGAGAGCAAATTGCTGAAGTCGGCTGCCGCTGAACTCCGCGAATTGTCGCCCTGGTCGATGTTCATGTCGGCTGACGTGGTGGTCAAGGCGGTCATGATCGGTCTCGCCTTTGCCTCGCTGGTGACCTGGACCATCTTCATCGCCAAGATGGTCGAACTCACCGTCATTCAGCGCAAAGTGCGCCGGGCGCTTGCCAAGATCTCCGATGCGAGGTCACTGGCGGAAGCGCAATTCGCGCTGGGTTCCAAGGGCAGCGTGCTGTCGTCCTTGCTCGCGGCAGCGATGCGCGAGGCGCGGCTGTCGGCGGGCATTTCGAGCGATGCCGGCATCAAGGAGCGCGCCGCGTCGAGCTTCTCGGAAATCGTGCGCGCCGAGGCGCGTCGGATCCGGCTCGGTATGGGCCTGCTCGCGACCATCGGCGCGACCTCGCCGTTCGTCGGACTGTTCGGCACCGTCTGGGGCATCATGAACAGCTTTATCGGCATTTCGAAATCGCAGACCACGAACCTTGCCGTGGTGGCGCCCGGCATCGCCGAAGCGCTGCTCGCAACCGCGATCGGCCTCGTCGCCGCGATCCCGGCCGTCATCATCTACAATCACTTCGCGCGCGTCACCAAGGGTTACATGGAACTGGTCAGCCGTGCATCGGGCGCCGCAGGACGGCTGCTGTCGCGCGATCTCGACCGTACGCACGTTAGTTCACTCGGCGGCTCGCATGCCCGCGCGGCGGCGGAGTAA
- a CDS encoding efflux RND transporter periplasmic adaptor subunit, with protein sequence MSRSRTIRWVLLVAAIAALVGFFGWQRFQSEAREAQAEAQKPAPARAAVPVRTALVERTSFPVYLTGLGTVQGFNTVVVRTRVDGQINRIAFQEGQFVTEGDTLAEIDPRPFQAALDQAKAKKAQDQANLANANLDLQRSTRLGEFATRQQTDTQRALVAQLTAQVAGDDAAIENAQTQFDYATIKAPISGVAGLRQVDVGNIVNAATQTGIVTIAQIEPIAVIFTAPEDHLPDIRAALAAGSPKVIALSTDGKRVLSTGTLSLINNQVDTSSGTVRLKAVFDNKDHALWPGQSVSTRLLIATLENATVIPDDAVQHGPNGLYAYTVSPENKAELRKIKATRSIDGRSVVDEGLSPGDRVITAGQFKVQPGTLVTTAVASSDQAKAARE encoded by the coding sequence ATGTCGAGATCACGCACCATCCGTTGGGTCTTGTTGGTCGCAGCGATCGCCGCGCTAGTAGGCTTTTTCGGCTGGCAGCGATTCCAAAGCGAGGCCCGTGAGGCGCAAGCTGAAGCCCAGAAGCCCGCGCCAGCCCGTGCTGCCGTGCCCGTGCGAACGGCCCTGGTCGAAAGGACCAGTTTTCCCGTTTATCTGACCGGCCTCGGCACTGTGCAAGGCTTCAACACCGTCGTCGTCCGCACCCGCGTCGACGGTCAGATCAATCGAATTGCGTTTCAGGAAGGCCAGTTCGTCACGGAAGGCGATACGTTGGCCGAGATCGATCCGCGGCCGTTCCAGGCCGCGCTCGATCAGGCCAAGGCGAAGAAGGCGCAGGATCAAGCCAATCTCGCCAACGCCAACCTCGACCTGCAGCGCTCCACTCGGCTCGGTGAGTTCGCGACCCGCCAGCAAACGGATACCCAGCGTGCCTTGGTCGCGCAATTGACGGCGCAAGTGGCCGGCGACGATGCGGCGATCGAAAACGCGCAGACCCAGTTCGATTACGCCACCATCAAGGCGCCGATCTCCGGTGTCGCCGGGCTGCGCCAGGTCGACGTCGGCAATATCGTCAACGCTGCGACTCAGACCGGCATCGTTACGATCGCCCAGATCGAACCGATCGCGGTGATCTTCACCGCGCCGGAAGACCACTTGCCGGATATCAGAGCCGCGCTGGCCGCCGGTTCTCCCAAAGTGATCGCACTCTCCACGGACGGCAAGCGGGTGCTTTCCACCGGCACGCTTTCCCTGATCAACAACCAGGTCGACACGTCAAGCGGTACGGTTCGGCTCAAGGCGGTCTTTGACAACAAGGACCACGCGCTGTGGCCGGGCCAGTCGGTTTCGACCCGGCTGCTGATTGCGACGCTGGAGAACGCTACCGTAATTCCCGACGATGCCGTCCAGCATGGCCCCAACGGACTTTACGCCTACACGGTCAGCCCCGAGAACAAGGCCGAGCTCCGCAAGATCAAGGCGACGCGGTCAATCGATGGCCGATCTGTGGTCGACGAGGGGCTGTCGCCGGGCGATCGGGTGATCACGGCGGGTCAGTTCAAGGTTCAGCCCGGCACATTGGTCACAACCGCGGTCGCCAGTTCGGATCAGGCGAAGGCTGCCCGGGAATGA